From a region of the Cherax quadricarinatus isolate ZL_2023a chromosome 32, ASM3850222v1, whole genome shotgun sequence genome:
- the LOC138853525 gene encoding uncharacterized protein — MTASTVISCLSQLFSIFGMPAYIHSFRGSSFMSNELKEFLASKGIACSRTTSYNPQGNGQVERFNGTIWKAVKMTLKSHNLPVQHWQTVLPDALHSIRSLLCTATNATPHERLLNYSRRSSTGASVPTWLCHPGPILLKSHRRMNKTDPLVEEVEHLQANPHYAHIRYQNGEETTVSTRHLAPAEIPISVESQDTLIDAKDASFSPGKPLETTPMEIEDSAPAVSQTQLENIEPGEEAQGLRRSGRVRRPPNSLGDYCL; from the coding sequence atgactgcttcaactgttattagttgtctttcacagttgttctctatttttggtatgccagcttatatccattcattcaggggatcctcgttcatgagtaacgaacttaaggagtttttggctagcaaaggtattgcctgcagcagaacaacaagctacaaccctcaaggcaatggtcaagtggagcggttcaatggtactatatggaaggcagttaaaATGACATTGAAGTCACACAATCTACCTgtgcaacactggcaaactgtcctgcctgatgctcttcactctattagatcattgctgtgcacagctactaatgcaactcctcatgaaagactcctcaactattcacgtcgttcctctacgggagcctccgtgcccacttggttatgtcatcctggacccattCTCCtcaagagtcaccgtaggatgaacaagacggatcctttagtggaagaggtagagcacctgcaagctaatccacattacgcccacattcgctaccaaaatggtgaagagactacagtatctacaagacatttagccccggctgaaatccccattagtgtggaatctcaagatacactaATAGATGCGAAAGATGCTTcattttctcctggaaagccccttgagactacccctatggaaatagaggattctgctccagcagttagtcaaacccagctggaaaatattgaacctggtgaagaggctcaagggctacgaaggtcgggacgtgtacgtcgcccacctaacagtttgggagattactgtctctga